Proteins encoded in a region of the Zunongwangia endophytica genome:
- the dut gene encoding dUTP diphosphatase, with product MTIKIINKSSHDLPSYATEASAGIDLRAELAEPVTLKPLERAIVKTGLFIELPVGYEAQVRPRSGLAAKKGITVLNAPGTIDADYRGEIGVILVNLSNDDFTIENGERVAQLVIAKHEHIDWEEVEVLTESVRGAGGFGSTGTK from the coding sequence ATGACTATTAAAATAATCAACAAAAGTTCACACGATTTACCTAGTTACGCTACAGAAGCTTCCGCAGGAATAGATCTTAGAGCCGAACTTGCAGAGCCGGTAACTCTTAAACCATTAGAGAGAGCGATCGTAAAAACAGGATTGTTTATTGAGCTTCCTGTAGGTTACGAAGCGCAGGTACGACCAAGAAGTGGCCTTGCTGCTAAAAAAGGAATTACTGTGCTTAATGCTCCTGGTACCATTGATGCTGATTATCGAGGTGAAATTGGTGTAATTTTAGTGAATTTATCTAACGATGATTTTACAATAGAAAATGGAGAACGTGTAGCGCAATTAGTAATTGCCAAGCACGAGCATATTGATTGGGAAGAAGTAGAAGTACTTACAGAAAGTGTACGCGGAGCTGGCGGGTTTGGCAGTACAGGAACAAAATAG
- the atpA gene encoding F0F1 ATP synthase subunit alpha, translating into MAEVNPAEVSAILKKQLSGFEAKASLDEVGTVLTVGDGIANVYGLSNAQYGELVQFEGGLEGMVLNLEKDNVGVVLLGSSKEVKEGSIVKRTQRIASINVGEGIVGRVVDTLGDPIDGKGPIEGETFQMPLERKAPGVVFREPVTEPMQTGIKSIDAMVPVGRGQRELVIGDRQTGKTTVCIDTILNQKEFYDAGKPVYCIYVAIGQKASTVAGIAKVLEDKGALAYTTIVAANASDPAPMQVYAPFAGAAIGEYFRDTGRPALIVYDDLSKQAVAYREVSLLLRRPPGREAYPGDVFFLHSRLLERAAKVINDDDIAKTMNDLPESLKGKVKGGGSLTALPIIETQAGDVSAYIPTNVISITDGQIFLTSDLFNSGVRPAINVGISVSRVGGSAQIKSMKKVAGTLKLDQAQFRELEAFAKFGSDLDAATMSVIEKGKRNVEILKQGQNDPYPVEDQIAIIFAGSKNLLRDVPVDKIREFERDYIEFLNAKHRNILDTLKAGKLTDEVTDTLASVAKELSAKYKG; encoded by the coding sequence ATGGCAGAAGTAAATCCTGCTGAAGTTTCAGCAATATTAAAGAAACAACTTTCCGGATTCGAGGCAAAGGCTTCTTTAGACGAAGTTGGTACCGTACTTACAGTTGGTGACGGTATTGCTAATGTTTATGGTCTTTCTAACGCTCAATACGGAGAACTAGTTCAATTCGAAGGTGGTCTTGAAGGAATGGTGCTTAACCTTGAGAAGGATAACGTTGGGGTAGTACTTTTAGGATCTTCAAAAGAAGTTAAAGAAGGTTCTATAGTTAAAAGAACACAAAGAATTGCTTCTATAAATGTTGGAGAAGGTATTGTTGGAAGAGTAGTTGATACCTTAGGAGATCCAATCGATGGGAAAGGACCTATCGAAGGCGAAACTTTCCAAATGCCTTTAGAGCGTAAAGCACCAGGAGTAGTATTTCGTGAGCCGGTAACAGAGCCAATGCAAACAGGAATCAAATCTATCGATGCCATGGTGCCGGTAGGAAGAGGACAGCGTGAGCTGGTAATTGGTGACCGTCAAACAGGTAAAACTACTGTTTGTATTGACACTATTCTTAATCAAAAAGAATTTTACGATGCCGGTAAGCCGGTATATTGTATATATGTAGCTATAGGGCAAAAAGCTTCTACAGTTGCAGGTATTGCTAAAGTACTTGAAGATAAAGGCGCTTTAGCTTATACTACCATTGTTGCTGCAAATGCTTCAGATCCTGCTCCAATGCAGGTATATGCTCCGTTTGCTGGTGCTGCAATTGGTGAATATTTTAGAGATACAGGTCGTCCTGCTTTAATTGTTTATGATGATTTATCTAAACAAGCAGTAGCATACCGTGAGGTTTCTCTTTTATTACGTCGTCCACCGGGACGTGAAGCTTATCCCGGGGATGTTTTCTTCCTTCACTCAAGATTACTAGAGCGTGCAGCAAAAGTGATTAATGATGATGATATCGCGAAGACAATGAATGATCTTCCAGAGTCACTTAAAGGAAAAGTAAAAGGTGGTGGTTCTTTAACAGCATTACCAATTATCGAAACTCAGGCAGGTGATGTATCTGCATATATTCCAACGAACGTAATTTCGATTACGGATGGTCAGATTTTCTTAACTTCAGATTTATTTAACTCTGGTGTACGTCCTGCAATTAACGTTGGTATTTCGGTATCGCGTGTAGGTGGTTCCGCTCAGATTAAGTCGATGAAGAAGGTTGCTGGTACACTTAAATTAGACCAGGCACAGTTCCGTGAACTTGAAGCTTTTGCTAAGTTCGGATCAGATCTTGATGCTGCTACGATGAGTGTAATCGAGAAAGGTAAACGTAACGTAGAGATTCTTAAGCAAGGACAAAATGACCCTTATCCAGTAGAAGATCAAATTGCGATTATTTTTGCTGGTTCTAAGAACTTACTTAGAGATGTACCGGTAGATAAAATTAGAGAATTCGAGAGAGATTATATCGAATTCTTAAATGCGAAGCACAGAAACATTTTAGATACGCTTAAAGCAGGTAAACTTACCGATGAAGTTACAGATACATTAGCATCTGTAGCAAAAGAGCTATCAGCAAAATATAAAGGATAA
- the atpH gene encoding ATP synthase F1 subunit delta codes for MKGTRAAQRYAKAILELANDQKVANEVKEDMLSISKTIAASDDLKSTLASPIIKSDLKMQILNEIFKDINGLTKGVFNLLVENNRINILGIVATQYLLLFDDSILVQNAVVTTVVPLTKELEIKIQAKIKELTGREATIKNKIDESILGGFVLRVGDLQYDASVANNLNKLKTEFIKSNAYVSKI; via the coding sequence ATGAAAGGAACCAGAGCAGCACAACGTTATGCAAAAGCCATTCTTGAATTAGCTAACGATCAAAAAGTAGCTAACGAGGTAAAAGAGGATATGCTTAGTATTTCTAAAACTATCGCAGCTAGCGATGATTTAAAATCTACTTTAGCAAGCCCTATTATTAAGTCAGACCTTAAGATGCAAATCTTAAACGAGATATTTAAAGATATCAATGGTTTAACTAAGGGTGTTTTCAATTTACTGGTAGAGAATAATCGTATTAATATTTTAGGTATTGTTGCAACACAATACTTATTGTTATTTGATGATTCTATTTTAGTACAAAATGCTGTTGTTACTACTGTAGTTCCTTTAACTAAGGAGCTTGAAATTAAAATTCAGGCTAAAATAAAAGAGCTTACCGGTAGGGAAGCCACTATCAAGAATAAGATTGATGAAAGTATTCTTGGTGGATTTGTTTTAAGAGTTGGGGATCTTCAGTATGATGCAAGTGTAGCCAACAACTTAAACAAGTTGAAAACAGAATTTATAAAAAGCAACGCATACGTTTCTAAAATTTAA
- a CDS encoding tetratricopeptide repeat protein — protein MRRFTQVFFIALLLGAVISCSRKKDNFISRSWHSVTAEYNTLYNGNLALEAGRKELNQNYSDNYWDLLPIERMQIDEEILLPDSVRNQNFGIAEQKAAKAIQRHSMLIGGKEENPQIDEAYILLGKARYYDQRFIPALEAFNYILQKYPASNSIRTAQIWREKTNIRLENNRIAIKNLQRILDNAQFEDQEYADAKAAMAQAYINLQRPDSALAPLTTAANFTKKDEEKGRYYFIIGQLYNLLNQPKNANLAFDEVIDLNRKSPRIYMINAYIQKARNFDPEENDDQQLKELLTDLEEDRENRPFLDKIYFQIGEYYNQRDSVDTAITYYNKSLRTPGSSDQFLRSINYEILANINFDRSEYQTAASYFDSTLYEMPANLREYRTIEKKRKNLDDVIFYQAIANKNDSILNLIDLPREEQIAYYTKYTDKLKEDYKKEIEAGKTEEALALNNAGPGVPDVSLPGGENTSNFYFYNESRIARGAREFLKVWGNRKLADNWRWMASGNTGAIAANEEELDEFDFSSDPRFDPATYVDKLPTDNLVIDSLYKDRNYAYYQLGLIYNEKFGEYQLATDKLEALLASDPEERLILPSKYNLYKAYGRLNMNAKQETMKNDIVFSYPDSQYAIFIQNPQQLASGESLAQRSYEKTYGLYEDQKFAEVISESNKFITRYSGEEIIPKFELLKAMAIGRLRGLQEYRKALSYVSLTYPQSAEGEQAKNMINGSLPRLSRLQLQEDSLATNYKLIYQFKSEDREAALALQQKIDSALVDLEYTSFSTSIDIYTEETIFVVVHGLQDRIRALGLGELLRENDEYELENDFIAISTSNYRVVLLKKKWDDYLLNNI, from the coding sequence TTGAGGAGATTTACACAAGTTTTTTTCATAGCTCTTCTTCTTGGAGCAGTAATTTCCTGTTCTCGTAAGAAGGATAATTTTATTAGCCGAAGCTGGCACTCGGTTACTGCGGAATATAATACGCTTTATAACGGGAATCTGGCTTTAGAAGCCGGGCGTAAAGAACTCAACCAAAATTATAGTGATAATTATTGGGATTTGCTACCTATCGAGCGTATGCAGATCGACGAAGAAATTTTGCTACCCGATAGCGTAAGAAATCAAAATTTTGGGATAGCAGAACAAAAAGCAGCAAAGGCCATCCAGCGGCATTCGATGTTAATCGGTGGGAAAGAAGAAAATCCACAAATAGATGAAGCTTATATTCTACTTGGGAAAGCTCGCTATTACGATCAACGTTTTATTCCTGCCTTAGAAGCTTTCAACTATATTTTACAAAAGTATCCTGCGAGTAATAGTATTAGAACGGCCCAAATTTGGCGAGAGAAAACCAATATTCGGTTAGAAAATAACCGGATTGCCATCAAGAACTTGCAGCGGATTCTTGATAATGCACAATTCGAAGATCAGGAATATGCCGATGCCAAAGCTGCGATGGCGCAAGCGTATATTAATCTTCAGCGTCCAGATAGCGCACTTGCGCCTTTAACTACCGCTGCCAATTTCACCAAAAAAGATGAAGAAAAAGGACGTTATTACTTTATTATCGGCCAGTTATATAACTTATTAAACCAGCCAAAAAACGCTAATCTTGCTTTTGATGAGGTTATTGATTTAAATCGAAAGTCACCTAGAATTTATATGATTAATGCCTATATCCAAAAGGCAAGAAATTTCGATCCTGAAGAAAATGACGATCAACAACTAAAAGAATTGTTGACTGATCTAGAGGAAGATCGTGAAAATCGACCTTTTTTAGATAAAATTTATTTTCAGATTGGCGAATATTACAATCAGCGTGATTCTGTAGATACAGCAATAACCTATTATAACAAGTCGCTTAGAACGCCAGGAAGCAGCGATCAATTTTTAAGATCAATTAATTATGAAATTCTGGCCAATATTAATTTTGATCGTTCAGAATATCAAACGGCTGCAAGCTATTTTGATAGCACACTATACGAAATGCCTGCTAATTTAAGGGAATATCGAACGATAGAGAAAAAGCGTAAAAATCTAGATGATGTTATTTTCTATCAGGCGATTGCGAATAAAAACGATAGTATCTTAAATCTTATCGATTTACCGAGAGAAGAACAAATTGCATATTATACGAAGTACACCGATAAGCTTAAAGAGGATTATAAAAAAGAAATAGAAGCAGGCAAAACTGAAGAAGCTTTAGCTTTGAATAATGCCGGTCCCGGAGTTCCAGACGTTAGTCTTCCCGGCGGAGAAAATACCAGCAATTTTTATTTTTATAATGAAAGCCGAATCGCAAGAGGCGCACGCGAATTTTTAAAAGTTTGGGGAAACCGAAAACTAGCTGATAATTGGCGTTGGATGGCATCAGGAAATACCGGTGCAATTGCAGCTAATGAAGAAGAATTGGATGAATTTGATTTTTCTAGTGATCCAAGATTCGACCCGGCAACTTATGTAGATAAACTGCCAACCGATAACTTGGTTATCGATAGTCTTTATAAAGATCGAAACTACGCCTATTACCAATTGGGTCTTATTTATAACGAGAAATTTGGCGAATATCAATTAGCAACAGACAAATTAGAAGCATTGTTGGCCAGCGATCCCGAAGAGCGATTAATTTTACCTTCAAAATATAATCTTTACAAAGCTTACGGTAGATTAAATATGAATGCCAAGCAAGAGACAATGAAAAATGATATTGTGTTTAGTTATCCTGATTCGCAATACGCTATTTTTATTCAGAATCCTCAGCAATTAGCTTCAGGAGAAAGTTTGGCACAAAGGAGTTACGAAAAGACTTATGGCTTGTACGAAGATCAAAAGTTTGCTGAAGTAATTTCAGAAAGTAATAAATTTATCACCCGATATTCTGGCGAAGAAATTATTCCGAAGTTTGAATTGCTAAAAGCGATGGCTATAGGAAGACTTAGAGGTTTGCAAGAATACCGAAAAGCACTTAGCTATGTTTCTTTAACTTATCCGCAATCTGCAGAAGGGGAACAGGCAAAAAACATGATAAATGGTAGTTTACCTAGATTAAGCAGGCTTCAGCTTCAGGAAGATAGTTTAGCTACCAATTACAAACTCATTTACCAGTTTAAAAGTGAAGATCGAGAGGCTGCGCTTGCGCTTCAGCAAAAAATTGATTCCGCTTTGGTAGATTTAGAGTATACTAGTTTTTCTACTTCTATAGATATTTATACTGAAGAAACTATTTTTGTGGTTGTGCACGGTTTGCAGGATCGAATACGAGCTTTAGGTTTGGGAGAATTATTGCGAGAAAATGATGAATATGAGTTAGAAAATGATTTTATTGCGATCTCAACAAGCAATTATAGAGTAGTTCTTTTAAAGAAAAAATGGGATGATTATTTACTCAATAATATCTAG
- the atpE gene encoding ATP synthase F0 subunit C: MELLYVGLAALGAGLAVIGAAMGVGKIGGSAMDAIARQPEASGKIQTAMIIAAALVEGVALFGVVAALLGVLK, translated from the coding sequence ATGGAATTATTGTATGTAGGACTTGCAGCTTTAGGTGCTGGTTTAGCGGTTATTGGAGCAGCTATGGGAGTTGGTAAAATTGGTGGTTCTGCCATGGATGCTATCGCTCGTCAGCCAGAAGCTTCTGGAAAAATCCAGACAGCTATGATTATTGCTGCGGCTCTTGTAGAAGGTGTTGCTCTTTTTGGAGTAGTAGCAGCTTTACTTGGAGTTCTTAAATAA
- a CDS encoding F0F1 ATP synthase subunit B, which translates to MDLITPEIGLLFWQTIVFLVLILLLAKFAWKPILGAVKEREDSINNALSSAEEARKEMQNLKADNEQLMKEARAERDAILREARELKEKVMADAAEEAQGKAGQIVSQAKESIELEKKAAMAQIKAQVASLSIEIAEKVVRTELSSKEKQHQMIDNMLGDVTLN; encoded by the coding sequence ATGGATTTAATCACTCCTGAAATTGGGTTACTTTTTTGGCAAACGATAGTTTTCCTAGTACTTATTTTGCTTCTTGCAAAATTCGCATGGAAACCTATTCTTGGTGCTGTTAAAGAAAGAGAAGACTCTATAAATAATGCATTATCTTCTGCTGAAGAAGCTAGAAAAGAAATGCAAAATCTTAAAGCAGATAACGAGCAGCTGATGAAAGAAGCTCGTGCTGAAAGAGATGCTATTCTTAGAGAAGCTCGTGAACTGAAAGAAAAGGTAATGGCAGATGCTGCAGAAGAGGCACAAGGCAAAGCAGGTCAAATAGTATCACAAGCTAAAGAAAGTATTGAACTTGAGAAAAAAGCTGCAATGGCACAAATTAAAGCTCAGGTAGCAAGCCTTTCTATAGAAATTGCAGAAAAAGTAGTTCGTACAGAATTATCAAGTAAAGAAAAACAACACCAGATGATTGATAACATGCTTGGTGATGTTACTTTAAACTAA
- the atpB gene encoding F0F1 ATP synthase subunit A: MIAQKSLKIIVTFALALLPVFSFASKEDSLAEAEKEFNATEMILHHIGDAHGWHFYGEGENSFTLSLPVILYTDNGLVTFMSSEFHHDTEGHHVVEKDGMSFVNLHEKIYRLEDGATEIEFDADHHPLNAERPIDLSITKNVAAIFLTVIIMLIIFTSLAAHHKKHKHAPSGFNNMLETFVLFVRDEIAIPQIGEKKYMKFMPFLLTVFFFIWITNMIGLLPGAANVTGNIAVTVSLGLFTLILIIVNGNKDFWKHTLWMPGVPTFVKPLLAVVELLGIIIKPAALMIRLFANITAGHIIILSLIGLIFILESVGVAGVSVPFALFISILELLVAFLQAFIFTMLSALFIGMSVEEHEHH; encoded by the coding sequence ATGATAGCACAAAAATCGTTAAAGATTATAGTGACATTTGCACTAGCCTTACTTCCGGTTTTTTCTTTTGCATCAAAAGAGGACTCTTTAGCAGAAGCTGAGAAAGAATTTAATGCTACAGAAATGATTCTTCACCATATTGGTGATGCCCACGGATGGCATTTCTACGGAGAAGGAGAAAATTCTTTCACTTTATCACTTCCAGTGATCCTTTACACGGATAATGGACTGGTTACTTTTATGTCTAGTGAATTTCACCATGATACTGAAGGTCATCATGTTGTTGAGAAAGACGGAATGAGCTTTGTTAATCTTCACGAAAAAATCTACAGATTAGAAGATGGTGCAACCGAAATTGAATTTGATGCTGATCATCATCCTTTAAATGCAGAGCGACCTATTGACTTATCGATAACTAAAAATGTAGCGGCTATATTTTTGACCGTTATAATTATGCTTATCATTTTCACTAGTCTGGCTGCACACCATAAAAAACATAAACACGCTCCAAGTGGTTTTAATAACATGCTGGAAACTTTCGTTTTATTTGTTAGAGACGAAATTGCGATACCGCAAATTGGAGAGAAAAAATACATGAAGTTTATGCCATTTTTGTTAACGGTATTTTTCTTCATCTGGATTACTAATATGATTGGTTTATTACCTGGAGCAGCGAATGTAACAGGGAATATCGCAGTTACTGTTTCTTTAGGTTTATTTACACTAATTTTAATTATTGTAAACGGAAATAAAGATTTTTGGAAACACACATTGTGGATGCCTGGGGTTCCTACCTTTGTAAAGCCTTTGCTTGCAGTTGTAGAATTATTAGGGATCATTATTAAGCCAGCAGCACTTATGATTCGTTTATTTGCGAACATTACTGCAGGTCACATTATTATACTAAGTTTAATTGGATTAATATTTATATTAGAAAGTGTTGGAGTAGCTGGAGTTTCAGTACCATTTGCACTTTTTATATCGATATTAGAATTGCTTGTTGCATTTTTACAAGCGTTTATATTTACCATGCTGTCGGCTCTATTTATAGGGATGTCAGTTGAAGAACACGAACATCATTAA
- a CDS encoding oligosaccharide flippase family protein, producing the protein MSTLKRFFQDTIIYGIATVVPRLLNFILVPLHTGILGTGHYSINTTFYIWAAFFNVLLTYGMETSFFRFFSRADDKKKVFSTSFMALTVTTLLFFGLGMLFRDSFMNFLDLDPFFFNILFSVLILDTLVVVPFAYLRATNRPIRFASIKLLNVCIVFAVNLYLLWLVPKFPAIAPEYILNHFSEKDILGYIFLANLAASVVTFLILLPYFFKTKIQFSFSLLKQMWKYGWPIMLAGISFIINENLDKLLLKDILSEEIMGAYSGCYKLAVFMMIYIQAFKMGAEPFFFNHAKEKNAKTTYAKILNYFVITGGLILLVLVSFIDIFKEYLIRDEDYWVAMSIVPVILLANLFLGIYHNLSVWYKLTDRTRMGMYISIFGALITIVLNVTLIGKFGFMVAAWATLAAYGSMMLISYFFGRKYYRVPYNVKKIGFYLLLSIALSAVSFIYFRQNYIVGALFVLIFVGITYFKEQEDIKKILKRS; encoded by the coding sequence TTGAGTACTTTAAAGCGATTTTTTCAGGATACAATCATTTACGGTATTGCCACTGTTGTACCAAGGCTTCTAAATTTTATTTTAGTCCCTTTACATACCGGTATTCTTGGTACCGGACATTATTCCATAAATACAACATTCTATATTTGGGCGGCATTTTTTAATGTTTTGCTTACGTATGGAATGGAAACTTCTTTCTTTAGATTTTTTAGTAGGGCAGACGATAAAAAGAAAGTTTTTTCGACTTCATTTATGGCGTTAACGGTAACAACCTTGCTTTTCTTTGGATTGGGAATGCTTTTTAGAGATTCATTTATGAATTTTCTAGATTTAGATCCTTTCTTTTTTAATATTCTTTTTTCTGTATTAATATTAGACACGCTCGTGGTTGTTCCTTTTGCTTATTTAAGAGCAACGAATAGACCAATTAGATTTGCTTCCATAAAGCTTTTAAATGTTTGTATTGTTTTTGCAGTTAATCTTTATCTATTGTGGCTCGTACCAAAATTCCCTGCGATTGCGCCAGAATATATTTTAAATCATTTTTCTGAAAAGGATATTTTAGGCTATATTTTTCTGGCAAACCTGGCTGCTAGTGTGGTGACGTTTTTAATTCTTTTGCCCTATTTCTTTAAAACTAAAATTCAGTTTAGTTTTTCACTCTTAAAGCAAATGTGGAAGTACGGTTGGCCAATCATGCTTGCGGGAATTTCATTCATCATTAATGAAAACCTGGATAAGCTTTTACTAAAAGATATCCTTTCCGAAGAAATTATGGGCGCATATTCGGGCTGTTATAAGCTAGCCGTTTTTATGATGATTTACATACAGGCATTCAAAATGGGAGCAGAGCCTTTTTTCTTTAATCATGCCAAAGAAAAAAATGCAAAAACAACCTATGCTAAAATCCTTAATTACTTTGTCATTACTGGTGGATTGATTTTGTTAGTTTTGGTCAGTTTTATAGATATTTTTAAGGAATACTTAATTCGGGACGAGGATTATTGGGTTGCAATGTCTATCGTTCCTGTGATTCTTTTAGCCAATTTATTTTTAGGTATTTATCATAATCTATCAGTTTGGTACAAGCTTACCGATAGAACAAGAATGGGAATGTATATTTCAATTTTTGGTGCGCTCATAACAATTGTGCTAAACGTTACGCTAATCGGTAAATTTGGTTTTATGGTCGCAGCGTGGGCAACTTTGGCTGCTTACGGGAGTATGATGCTTATTTCATATTTCTTCGGAAGAAAATACTACCGTGTACCTTACAACGTTAAGAAAATAGGATTTTATTTACTGCTTTCGATAGCATTATCGGCGGTAAGTTTTATATACTTCAGGCAAAATTATATAGTTGGAGCCTTATTTGTTCTCATATTTGTGGGAATTACGTACTTTAAAGAACAAGAAGACATAAAGAAAATTTTAAAACGATCATGA
- the atpG gene encoding ATP synthase F1 subunit gamma has protein sequence MANLKELRSRITSVSSTMQITSAMKMVSAAKLSKAQDAIESMRPYSQKLSQLLQDLSASLDDDSSSKYAEQREVEKVLVVAISSNRGLAGAFNANIIKGVKYAVANHYGDKDVHLYSIGKKANDILKKSFEVYKTNTEIFDDLSFENVSVIAEDLMEQFLEGNYDKIVLVYNHFKNAATQAVLTEQFLPIPKFETEEEVQLDYIFEPSKLEIVKDLIPKSLKMQLYKALRDSFASEHGARMTAMHKATENATELRDSLKLSYNKARQASITNEILEIVGGAEALNN, from the coding sequence ATGGCAAACTTAAAAGAATTACGTAGCAGGATTACCTCGGTTTCTTCAACGATGCAGATCACCAGTGCCATGAAAATGGTATCTGCAGCAAAGTTGAGTAAAGCTCAGGATGCTATTGAGTCTATGAGGCCTTATTCTCAAAAGCTATCACAGCTTTTGCAGGATCTAAGTGCTAGCTTAGATGATGATAGCAGCAGTAAATATGCAGAGCAACGTGAAGTTGAAAAAGTACTTGTAGTCGCTATTTCTTCTAACAGAGGTTTGGCTGGTGCTTTTAATGCGAATATCATCAAAGGAGTTAAATATGCAGTAGCAAACCACTATGGGGATAAAGATGTTCATCTTTATAGCATAGGGAAAAAAGCTAATGACATACTAAAGAAGAGTTTCGAGGTTTATAAAACTAATACTGAAATCTTCGATGATCTTAGTTTTGAAAATGTTTCTGTTATTGCTGAAGACTTAATGGAACAGTTTCTTGAAGGAAACTACGACAAAATTGTTTTGGTTTATAACCACTTTAAAAATGCAGCGACACAAGCTGTATTGACTGAGCAGTTTTTACCAATTCCTAAGTTTGAAACAGAAGAGGAAGTACAATTAGATTATATCTTTGAGCCTTCAAAACTGGAAATTGTAAAAGATTTGATTCCGAAGTCTTTAAAAATGCAATTGTATAAAGCTTTAAGAGATTCATTTGCCTCTGAGCATGGTGCCCGTATGACGGCGATGCACAAAGCTACAGAGAATGCAACTGAACTTAGAGACTCTCTTAAATTGTCTTATAACAAAGCAAGACAGGCTTCTATTACTAACGAAATTCTTGAGATCGTTGGTGGTGCGGAAGCGCTAAATAATTAA
- a CDS encoding sugar phosphate nucleotidyltransferase has translation MKIIVPMAGRGSRLRPHTLTTPKPLIPIAGKPIVHRLVQDIAKVLDEKVDEVAFIIAEDFGEKIENDLKDIAESLGAKGTIYYQDKPLGTGHAIMCAKDSLSGPAVIAYADTLFKADFTLDKDADSVIWVKQVKNPSAFGVVNLNENREITELVEKPTEFVSDLAVIGIYYFKDVAILKAELQKVLDNNIVHGGEYQINDGIKAMQANGLRFVPGKVDEWMDCGNKNVTVETNGRMLNFLHKDGEKLIADSVKIKDTEITEPCFIGENVELINAKIGPHVSIGNGTKIENSTIKNSLIQTFAEVKNAKLDNAMIGNFAKFNGEFTQISIGDYSVLE, from the coding sequence ATGAAGATTATTGTACCCATGGCGGGAAGAGGTTCACGCCTTAGGCCACATACATTAACTACTCCAAAACCTTTAATTCCTATTGCTGGTAAACCTATTGTGCATCGTTTGGTGCAGGATATCGCAAAAGTATTAGATGAAAAGGTCGATGAAGTTGCTTTTATTATTGCTGAGGATTTTGGAGAAAAGATAGAAAACGATCTTAAAGATATCGCAGAAAGTTTAGGCGCAAAAGGAACAATCTATTATCAGGATAAACCATTAGGAACTGGCCATGCGATTATGTGTGCTAAAGATTCATTAAGCGGCCCCGCAGTTATTGCTTATGCAGACACTCTTTTTAAAGCAGATTTTACATTAGATAAAGATGCCGATAGTGTTATTTGGGTAAAGCAGGTAAAAAATCCTTCAGCTTTTGGTGTTGTGAATCTGAATGAGAATAGAGAAATAACCGAGCTTGTTGAAAAACCAACCGAATTTGTTTCAGATCTCGCGGTCATTGGGATTTACTATTTTAAAGATGTAGCTATCTTAAAAGCTGAACTTCAAAAAGTATTAGATAATAATATCGTTCATGGTGGCGAATATCAAATAAACGATGGTATTAAAGCTATGCAGGCAAACGGACTTCGATTTGTGCCCGGCAAAGTAGACGAATGGATGGACTGCGGAAATAAAAATGTAACCGTAGAAACCAACGGCAGAATGCTTAACTTTTTACATAAAGACGGTGAAAAATTAATCGCTGATAGCGTAAAAATAAAGGATACTGAAATTACCGAACCTTGCTTTATAGGCGAAAATGTAGAATTAATCAATGCTAAGATCGGTCCTCATGTTTCTATTGGGAACGGAACAAAAATTGAAAATTCAACAATAAAAAATAGTCTTATTCAGACTTTTGCTGAAGTAAAAAATGCAAAATTGGATAACGCCATGATTGGTAATTTTGCTAAATTCAACGGAGAATTTACCCAAATCAGTATCGGTGATTATTCTGTATTGGAATAG
- a CDS encoding AtpZ/AtpI family protein, which translates to MKDDQRNKYLVFVNIGFQMAIIIAGGVFLGIWLDGKFPNKFSAFTISLSLLGVFIALYQVIRSVKKISKDDE; encoded by the coding sequence ATGAAAGACGATCAGCGTAACAAGTATCTTGTATTTGTAAATATTGGCTTCCAGATGGCCATCATAATTGCAGGAGGTGTCTTTCTTGGGATTTGGTTAGACGGGAAATTTCCGAATAAATTTTCAGCATTTACAATTTCATTATCGCTTTTAGGCGTTTTCATTGCTTTGTATCAGGTAATAAGAAGTGTAAAAAAGATAAGTAAAGACGACGAATAG